From one Phaenicophaeus curvirostris isolate KB17595 chromosome 38, BPBGC_Pcur_1.0, whole genome shotgun sequence genomic stretch:
- the ANKRD33 gene encoding photoreceptor ankyrin repeat protein isoform X2, translated as MTDACGGGEPAAAPASSLDASDPELHYEEEEEKDESESSDTVSICSDDSVYPCYEVSLGAGGAGDLSLYQCCARNDAKLVQERLEHGVTRSEATELDANGRNALMVACYKGFVDIVPLLQKCPYVNVNQQDKDGNTALMMAAQAGHITIVNYLLNYYPALEVDKRDPRGLTALMKAAVQGRQDCVSALLLAGADLQAMDPIKGKTAREWAAFTGRFETTVRIRSLLRRPRAEQFSTRYRPEWPALAELVAKALSPKSTGKRLSEKIRSLFTFSFPHDPEEDGVMDHMVRMTTSLASPFVATACQTVCPDSPPEVGKRRLSVPEILGHHVLDPDDEAESTSCLSTGASSCNGQATSEIRLLPSRRQARGLLSFLPLWLRRGNSIFPGDPIPKIRVSKDSCPPASSRERRQRKGDKNLLQPPKWKYKELKEEKKAAKEAKKEEKKKKKEGKTR; from the exons ATGACAGATGCCTGCGGTGGAGGAGaacctgctgcagcccctgcttccAGCCTGGATGCCTCCGACCCGGAGCTGCActatgaggaggaagaggagaaggatgaATCGGAGTCCTCGGACACCGTCAGCATCTGCTCTGATGACTCTGTCTACCCTTGCTACGAGGTCTCCCtgggggctggtggggctggggacctcagcctctaccagtgctgtgccaggaacgatgCCAAGCTGGtgcaggagaggctggagcacGGGGTGACCCGGAGCGAGGCCACGGAGCTGGACGCCAACGGGAGG AACGCTCTGATGGTTGCCTGCTACAAGGGCTTTGTGGACATCGTGCCCCTGCTGCAGAAGTGCCCCTACGTAAACGTCAACCAGCAGGACAAGGATGGGAACACGGCCCTCATGATGGCAGCACAGGCAG GACACATCACCATCGTCAACTACCTCCTCAACTACTACCCTGCGCTCGAGGTGGACAAGCGGGACCCCCGGGGCCTGACGGCGCTGATGAAGGCAGCGGTGCAGGGGCGGCAGGACTGCGTGTCCGCCCTCCTCCTAGCTG GAGCAGACCTGCAGGCGATGGATCCCATCAAGGGGAAGACTGCCAGGGAGTGGGCAGCTTTCACCGGCCGCTTTGAGACAACGGTGAGGATCCGGAGCCTCCTGCGGCGCCCGCGGGCAGAGCAGTTCAGCACCCGGTACCGGCCCGAGTGGCCAGCCCTGGCCGAGTTGGTAGCCAAAGCCCTGAGCCCCAAATCAACAGGCAAGAGGCTGTCGGAGAAGATCCGATCCTTATTCACCTTCAGCTTCCCCCATGACCCGGAGGAGGATGGGGTGATGGACCACATGGTGAGGATGACCACCTCCCTCGCCAGCCCCTTTGTGGCCACTGCTTGCCAAACGGTTTGCCCCGACAGCCCTCCCGAGGTGGGCAAGCGCCGGCTCTCCGTGCCAGAGATCCTTGGGCACCACGTACTCGATCCGGATGATGAAGCGGAATCCACCTCGTGTCTCAGCACCGGCGCGTCCTCTTGCAACGGCCAAGCCACGTCGGAGATCCGGCTGCTGCCCTCGCGCCGGCAGGCCCGCGGCCTCCTGAGCTTCCTGCCCCTGTGGCTGCGGCGCGGGAACAGCATCTTCCCCGGAGACCCCATCCCCAAAATCAGAGTGAGCAAAGACTCCTGCCCGCCTGCCAGCTCGAGGGAGCGGAGGCAGCGCAAGGGGGACAAGAACCTCCTGCAGCCACCGAAGTGGAAGTACAAGGagctgaaggaggagaagaaagcagccaaggaggcaaagaaagaggagaaaaagaagaagaaagaggggaagacgCGTTAA
- the ACVRL1 gene encoding activin receptor type-1-like, with product MPCGACARALLALLTLSLGVAADELLCACDVPYCSLPTCTGKVCFISKRKEEGTITQHRGCFSQNILENCQTPVTEHYGMRCCESSMCNAELEIFLQGEEALGKEPSLPNLLLMIFVPLLALLVLVALTALFCWKVAQHRHKKSDFGDMDLMLKASMVGDSTLEDLMNDDCTTGSGSGLPFLVQRTVARQITLVECVGKGRYGEVWRGVWHGESVAVKIFSSRDEQSWFRETEIYNTVLLRHDNILGFIASDMTSRNSSTQLWLITHYHENGSLYDYLQRTALDVETCLGLASSIICGLVHLHVEIFGTQGKPAIAHRDLKSRNILVKSNRQCCIADLGLAVMHSQGSDYLDIGNNPRVGTKRYMAPEVLSEQIRTDCFESYKKTDIWAYGLVLWEITRRTVVNGIVEEYRPPFFDAVPSDPSFEDMKKVVCIDQQTPVVPNRLFCDPVLSALAKVMKECWYQSPSARLTALRIKKTLKKLNNSLEKPKPEQ from the exons ATGCCGTGCGGAGCGTGTGCCCGGGCGCTGCTGGCACTGCTGACCCTCTCCCTCGGTGTCGCCGCCG ATGAGCTGCTGTGCGCCTGTGATGTCCCATACTGTAGCCTCCCCACCTGCACTGGAAAGGTGTGCTTCATCAgcaagaggaaggaagaggggacCATCACCCAGCACAGGGGCTGCTTCTCCCAGAACATCCTGGAGAACTGCCAAACGCCTGTGACGGAGCACTACGGCATGAGGTGCTGCGAGTCCAGCATGTGCAATGCCGAGCTGGAGATCTTCCTTCAAG GAGAAGAGGCCCTGGGAAAGGAGCCTTCCCTGCCCAACCTCCTCCTGATGATCTTCGTCCCACTGCTTGCCCTCCTCGTCCTCGTGGCGCTCACGGCTCTCTtctgctggaaggtcgctcAGCATCGCCACAAAAAAAGTGACTTTGGAGACATGGACCTCATGCTGAAAGCATCCATGGTGGGAGACAGCACTCTGGAG GACTTGATGAATGACGACTGCACCACGGGGAGCGGCTCAGGGTTGCCCTTCCTCGTCCAGCGCACGGTGGCTCGGCAAATCACCCTCGTGGAGTGTGTGG GCAAAGGACGCTATGGCGAGGTGTGGCGAGGCGTGTGGCACGGGGAGAGTGTGGCCGTGAAGATCTTCTCCTCCCGGGATGAGCAATCGTGGTTCCGCGAGACAGAGATCTACAACACCGTCCTCCTCCGGCACGACAACATTCTGG GTTTCATCGCCTCTGACATGACGTCAAGGAACTCCAGCACCCAGCTCTGGCTCATCACACACTACCACGAGAACGGCTCGCTCTACGACTACCTGCAGAGAACGGCCCTGGACGTGGAGACCTGCCTGGGGTTGGCCTCCTCCATCATCTGTGGCCTTGTCCACCTCCACGTGGAGATCTTTGGCACCCAGGGCAAGCCCGCCATCGCCCACCGTGACCTGAAGAGCAGGAACATCTTGGTGAAAAGCAACCGGCAGTGCTGCATCGCAGACCTGG GACTGGCCGTCATGCACTCCCAGGGCAGCGACTATCTGGACATCGGCAACAACCCCCGGGTGGGCACCAAGCGCTACATGGCCCCCGAGGTGCTCAGCGAGCAGATCCGCACCGACTGCTTTGAGTCCTACAAGAAGACGGACATCTGGGCGTACGGGCTGGTGCTGTGGGAGATCACCCGGCGGACGGTGGTGAACG GCATCGTGGAGGAGTACCGGCCGCCCTTCTTCGACGCCGTCCCCAGCGACCCCAGCTTCGAGGACATGAAGAAGGTGGTGTGCATCGACCAGCAGACCCCCGTGGTCCCCAACCGCCTCTTCTGCGACCCG GTTCTGTCGGCACTGGCGAAGGTGATGAAGGAGTGCTGGTACCAGAGCCCCTCGGCCCGCCTCACCGCCCTGCGCATTAAAAAGACGCTGAAGAAGCTGAACAACTCCTTGGAAAAGCCTAAACCGGAGCAGTGA
- the ANKRD33 gene encoding photoreceptor ankyrin repeat protein isoform X1 — MLELTRFPCPLCVCTGGVNSPRCPLIPPGEAPGPRRGSGPSWACSPWLGRMTDACGGGEPAAAPASSLDASDPELHYEEEEEKDESESSDTVSICSDDSVYPCYEVSLGAGGAGDLSLYQCCARNDAKLVQERLEHGVTRSEATELDANGRNALMVACYKGFVDIVPLLQKCPYVNVNQQDKDGNTALMMAAQAGHITIVNYLLNYYPALEVDKRDPRGLTALMKAAVQGRQDCVSALLLAGADLQAMDPIKGKTAREWAAFTGRFETTVRIRSLLRRPRAEQFSTRYRPEWPALAELVAKALSPKSTGKRLSEKIRSLFTFSFPHDPEEDGVMDHMVRMTTSLASPFVATACQTVCPDSPPEVGKRRLSVPEILGHHVLDPDDEAESTSCLSTGASSCNGQATSEIRLLPSRRQARGLLSFLPLWLRRGNSIFPGDPIPKIRVSKDSCPPASSRERRQRKGDKNLLQPPKWKYKELKEEKKAAKEAKKEEKKKKKEGKTR; from the exons ATGCTGGAGCTCACACGGTTCCCATGCCCGCTCTGTGTCTGCACAGGGGGAGTGAACAGTCCACGGTGCCCCCTCATCCCCCCGGGAGAGGCTCCTGGTCCCAGACGGGGCTCGGGGCCAAGCTGGGCTTGCTCCCCCTGGCTGGGCCGGATGACAGATGCCTGCGGTGGAGGAGaacctgctgcagcccctgcttccAGCCTGGATGCCTCCGACCCGGAGCTGCActatgaggaggaagaggagaaggatgaATCGGAGTCCTCGGACACCGTCAGCATCTGCTCTGATGACTCTGTCTACCCTTGCTACGAGGTCTCCCtgggggctggtggggctggggacctcagcctctaccagtgctgtgccaggaacgatgCCAAGCTGGtgcaggagaggctggagcacGGGGTGACCCGGAGCGAGGCCACGGAGCTGGACGCCAACGGGAGG AACGCTCTGATGGTTGCCTGCTACAAGGGCTTTGTGGACATCGTGCCCCTGCTGCAGAAGTGCCCCTACGTAAACGTCAACCAGCAGGACAAGGATGGGAACACGGCCCTCATGATGGCAGCACAGGCAG GACACATCACCATCGTCAACTACCTCCTCAACTACTACCCTGCGCTCGAGGTGGACAAGCGGGACCCCCGGGGCCTGACGGCGCTGATGAAGGCAGCGGTGCAGGGGCGGCAGGACTGCGTGTCCGCCCTCCTCCTAGCTG GAGCAGACCTGCAGGCGATGGATCCCATCAAGGGGAAGACTGCCAGGGAGTGGGCAGCTTTCACCGGCCGCTTTGAGACAACGGTGAGGATCCGGAGCCTCCTGCGGCGCCCGCGGGCAGAGCAGTTCAGCACCCGGTACCGGCCCGAGTGGCCAGCCCTGGCCGAGTTGGTAGCCAAAGCCCTGAGCCCCAAATCAACAGGCAAGAGGCTGTCGGAGAAGATCCGATCCTTATTCACCTTCAGCTTCCCCCATGACCCGGAGGAGGATGGGGTGATGGACCACATGGTGAGGATGACCACCTCCCTCGCCAGCCCCTTTGTGGCCACTGCTTGCCAAACGGTTTGCCCCGACAGCCCTCCCGAGGTGGGCAAGCGCCGGCTCTCCGTGCCAGAGATCCTTGGGCACCACGTACTCGATCCGGATGATGAAGCGGAATCCACCTCGTGTCTCAGCACCGGCGCGTCCTCTTGCAACGGCCAAGCCACGTCGGAGATCCGGCTGCTGCCCTCGCGCCGGCAGGCCCGCGGCCTCCTGAGCTTCCTGCCCCTGTGGCTGCGGCGCGGGAACAGCATCTTCCCCGGAGACCCCATCCCCAAAATCAGAGTGAGCAAAGACTCCTGCCCGCCTGCCAGCTCGAGGGAGCGGAGGCAGCGCAAGGGGGACAAGAACCTCCTGCAGCCACCGAAGTGGAAGTACAAGGagctgaaggaggagaagaaagcagccaaggaggcaaagaaagaggagaaaaagaagaagaaagaggggaagacgCGTTAA